The DNA region GTGGCCGACACCGATGCGCGCCGCCTCCGCGCGCTGCGCGCGCGCATCGGGACCGTGCACCAGCAGCTGCTCCTCGTCCCGCAGGCCACCGCCATGCAGAACGTGGTGGCCGGGCGGCTCGGCCGCACCTCGCTCGCGCGCACCCTCGCCGCGCTCGTCTCGCGGCGAGAGGCGGCGCGCGTCCGCGCGGTGCTCGACGAGGTCGGCATCGGCGACAAGATCTTCGAGCGGGTGGACCGGCTCTCCGGCGGCGAGCAGCAGCGCGTCGCCATCGCGCGGACGCTCTACCAGGATCCGGAGCTGATCCTCGCCGACGAGCCGCTCGCCTCGGTGGACCCGGCGCGCGCCGCCGACATCGCCGCGCTGCTCGCGCGCGCGTTCGCCGGCCGGACGCTGGTCGTCTCCACCCACCGCATCGAGCCGCTCCTCGCCCACGTGGACCGGGTGGTGGCGCTGCGGGAGGGGGCGCTCGCGTTCGACAAGCCGGCCGCGGCGCTCACGCTCCGTGACCTCGGCGAGCTGTACGAGGCCCGGCGCGGCGCCGCCGACCCGGCGCGCGCGCCCGCGGCCCGGCCGCCCTCCGATCCCGTGGTCGCGCCCGGGGGCACGCTCCGGATCGGCGCGTCCAGCACGCCCGGCGAGCACCTCCTGCCGTCGATCGTCCGCGCGTTCGCGCGCGCCTACCCGGGCACGCGGGTGAGCCTGAGCCTGAGCGACTCGGCGGCGGTGACCGCAGCGGTGCGCGACGGCGCGCTCGACCTCGGGTTCGTGGGCGCCCGCGACGACGACCCGGCGCTCGCCTACGAGGACGTGGCCCGCGACGAGATCGTGCTCGTGGCCGCGCCGGTGCTCGAGCTGCCGCCCGAGCCCATCACGCTCGAGGTCGCGGCCCGGCTGCCGCGGGTGGATCGCGAGCCCGGCTCCGGCACGCGCGCGGTGGTGGAGCAGCACCTCGCGAACATGGGCGCGGCGCTCGACCCGGCCGCGGTGGTGCTGGAGGCCGGCGCGCTCGTGGCGCTGAAGGCGGCGGTGGTCTCGGGCATGGGGGTCGCGTTCGTGTCGCGGCGCGCGGTCGAGGACGACCTGCGCGGCGGGCACGTGCGCACGGTGCGGGTGGAGGGGCTCTCGATCCCGCGCCACGTCTTCGCGGTGCTGCGGCGCAGCCCCGTCCCGAGCGCGGCGGCGCGGGCGTTCCTCGAGGTCGCGCGCGCCGAGGTGCCGCCGTGAGCGCGGCCGCGCTGCACGAGCGCCCGCCGCTCCCGCTTCTGCTCCGCTGGCCTGGGCTCCTGCTCGCGGCGGTGCTGGGGATCGCGTGGCGCCTGTCGGAGGGGAACCTCGGGGCGCTGCTCGCCCCGGAGGCGCGCTCGGCCGTGGCCGACTTCGCGCGCGGGTTCTGGCCGCCGGCGCACTCGCCCGAGTTCCTCCGCTTCCTGGTCCGGCCGCTCGCCGAGACTGTCGCCATCGCGTTCGCCGGCATGACGCTCGCGCTCGTGCTCGCGGCGCCGCTCGCCTGGCTCGCCACCGCGCCCGGCGTCGCGCGCGCCGACGGCGACGCGCCGGGGACGCTGCGCCGGGCGGCGTGGATCGGCGCGCGCACGGTGCTCAACCTGATGCGCTCCGTCCCGGAGCTGGTCTGGGCGCTCGTGTTCGTGCGCGCGCTCGGGCTCGGACCGGCCGCCGGCGTGGCGGCCATCGGCATCGGGTACGCCGGCGTGGTCGGGAAGGTGTTCGCCGAGATCTGGGAGTCCTCGCCGTGCGCGCCGGCCCGCGCGCTCGCCGCCGCCGGAGCGCCGCCGCGCCGCGCCTTCGCGCTGGCGGTGCTGCCCGGGTCGGCGCCGCTGCTCGCCTCCTACGCGCTCTACCGGCTCGACTGCGCGCTCCGCGCCTCGGCGGTGCTGGGGC from Anaeromyxobacter dehalogenans 2CP-C includes:
- a CDS encoding LysR substrate-binding domain-containing protein is translated as MPQRPEAARAGPVAGPDAASKPAPGPALTLRGAGRAYGPVRALRPLTLEIRRGERVALLGPSGAGKSTLLRLLDTSLAPSEGTVEVLGQPVADTDARRLRALRARIGTVHQQLLLVPQATAMQNVVAGRLGRTSLARTLAALVSRREAARVRAVLDEVGIGDKIFERVDRLSGGEQQRVAIARTLYQDPELILADEPLASVDPARAADIAALLARAFAGRTLVVSTHRIEPLLAHVDRVVALREGALAFDKPAAALTLRDLGELYEARRGAADPARAPAARPPSDPVVAPGGTLRIGASSTPGEHLLPSIVRAFARAYPGTRVSLSLSDSAAVTAAVRDGALDLGFVGARDDDPALAYEDVARDEIVLVAAPVLELPPEPITLEVAARLPRVDREPGSGTRAVVEQHLANMGAALDPAAVVLEAGALVALKAAVVSGMGVAFVSRRAVEDDLRGGHVRTVRVEGLSIPRHVFAVLRRSPVPSAAARAFLEVARAEVPP